From the genome of Candidatus Binatia bacterium:
GCGGGCCCGATCGGAAGCGATGCGCAGGTCGTAGAACAGCATGTACGAGAGCCCGAGGCCTGTCGCCGCGCCATTGACTGCCGCGATCACCGGCTTGTGCAAGCCGAGCGGATAGCTGTAGGGGCCTCGAAATGCCGCGGGAGTCGCAGGATCCTCGTCCTCAGCCGAGATGGGGTTGGTTTCCTGTTCACCCTCAGTGCTGCCCTGCTGCAGTCCCTGCAAGAGGTTCATATCCGCACCGGCGCAATACCCTTTCCCGGCGCCAGTGACGATGATCACCCGAACCGCATCATCTTTTTCTGCCTGACGAAAGGCGTGGTGCACTTCGCTCGCCATACGCATGGTCCACGCATTCAGACGCTCCGGCCGGTTGAGGGTGATGGTCGCGATGGCCTCCGCGACTTCGTACAGGATCTGCTGATACTCCATCCGCTTCGTCCTTTCTGAGCTGAATGTCGGTGCGGGCTGCCGCGCAGTTCACTACTTTGAGCTTCGCTACGCAAGTGCTTTTCGGGCGCGG
Proteins encoded in this window:
- a CDS encoding enoyl-CoA hydratase; translation: MEYQQILYEVAEAIATITLNRPERLNAWTMRMASEVHHAFRQAEKDDAVRVIIVTGAGKGYCAGADMNLLQGLQQGSTEGEQETNPISAEDEDPATPAAFRGPYSYPLGLHKPVIAAVNGAATGLGLSYMLFYDLRIASDRARFGTVFARRGLVAEHGIAWLLPRLIGMANACDLLFSGRLINAEEALRMGLINRVVPHDSLLPTVRQIATEMATQCSPRSLRIMKRQLYGATFTDLTAAMNEADSEMIMSFGTDDFREGVASFLERRQPRFTGR